The Euzebyales bacterium genome contains the following window.
GCTTCCGCTGGTGGCGAGCCGGTCGGAGCTGTCGGCGGCGGTGGCGTTGTTCCGCAGCCTGGCGGACCCGACCCGGCTGGCGCTGGTGCGGCGGCTCGCCGCCGGCGAGCGGCGGGTGACCGATCTGGTGGGCGAGCTGGGCCTGGCGCAGTCGACGGTGTCGGCGCATCTGGCGTGCCTGCGGGACTGCGGGCTGGTCGACTTCCGCGCGCAG
Protein-coding sequences here:
- a CDS encoding metalloregulator ArsR/SmtB family transcription factor is translated as MAISVDGGELPLVASRSELSAAVALFRSLADPTRLALVRRLAAGERRVTDLVGELGLAQSTVSAHLACLRDCGLVDFRAQ